In Sphaerisporangium krabiense, the DNA window CATGATCGCGTCGGTTCCGTCGTCGTAGTAGTCGCGGCGCAGGCCGACGCGCTCGAACCCGAACCTCTCGTACATCGCCTGCGCGGGCGGGTTGTCGGCCCTGACCTCGAGGAACACCGCGGTCGCGCCCCGGCGCACGGCCTCGGCGAGCAGCTCCGACAGCATGGCGCTGCCGATGCCCGCGCGCTGGCTGGCCGTCCGCACCGCGATGGTCTGCACGTCGGCCTGGTCCCCGGCCGCCGCCAGACCCGCGTACCCGACGATCTCGCCCTCGGCCACCGCCACGATGTAGTGGCGGGTGCGCGGCTGGTCGGCCAGTTCGCCGCGCAGCATGCCCTCGCTCCAGGCGTCGAGCGGGAACGTCGCGCGCTCGATGGACAGGACGGCGGGCAGGTCGGCCTCGGTCATCTGCCGGAGCGTGGCCACGCTCACGCCGTCACCTTCTTGGGCGGGCCCGGCTCGCGGGCGTCCGGGCGGCGCAGGTAGATCGGGCGGGGCGAGGTGAGCACGGCGTCGCCGTCCGCGCCCCCCGTGGCGGCCAGGCGTTCGGCGGCCAGCGCGGCCAGCGCGCCCGCCGAGGGGTACTCGGGGGCGTCCGGCGCCAGACGGTGCTCGCCGACGATCGCCGCGTACATGCGCGCGCCCGCCCCGACCAGCGGCGGTCCCGCGGGCAGGTCGCCGGGGTGGTCCACCGCGGGCTCGGTGACGCGGGTGCGCGCGTCGGCGTACTCGGCCCAGAACACCTCTTTGCGCCGCGCGTCCGTGGCCACGACGAACGGCTCGCTCAGGCCCGCGGCGTAGGCGAGCGCGTCCAGCGTGCAGACGCCGTACGCCGGGGCGCCGGCCGTGGCGGCCAGGGCCTGGGCGGTCATCAGCCCGACGCGCAGCCCCGTGTACGGCCCGGGGCCCGCTCCCGCGACGATCGCGGTGACGTCCCCGAGCGCGGCGCCCGCCTCGCGCAGGACCTCGCGGATCGAGGGAACGAGCAGCTCACCATGCCTGCGGGCGTCGATCGTCGTCGACTCGGCGAGAACCCGGTCACCATCGTGCAACGCGGCGGTGACGGCCGGTGTCGCGGTATCAAAGGCCAAGACCAGCACAAACGCCAAGCCTAACGGGTTTGCTGTGTTGATGGCGCCGCCTCCGGCGTCGCGGCCGTGTTCATGG includes these proteins:
- the tsaB gene encoding tRNA (adenosine(37)-N6)-threonylcarbamoyltransferase complex dimerization subunit type 1 TsaB encodes the protein MLVLAFDTATPAVTAALHDGDRVLAESTTIDARRHGELLVPSIREVLREAGAALGDVTAIVAGAGPGPYTGLRVGLMTAQALAATAGAPAYGVCTLDALAYAAGLSEPFVVATDARRKEVFWAEYADARTRVTEPAVDHPGDLPAGPPLVGAGARMYAAIVGEHRLAPDAPEYPSAGALAALAAERLAATGGADGDAVLTSPRPIYLRRPDAREPGPPKKVTA
- the rimI gene encoding ribosomal protein S18-alanine N-acetyltransferase; protein product: MTEADLPAVLSIERATFPLDAWSEGMLRGELADQPRTRHYIVAVAEGEIVGYAGLAAAGDQADVQTIAVRTASQRAGIGSAMLSELLAEAVRRGATAVFLEVRADNPPAQAMYERFGFERVGLRRDYYDDGTDAIMMMRSLNGQGGDRDG